A part of Saliniradius amylolyticus genomic DNA contains:
- the wecA gene encoding UDP-N-acetylglucosamine--undecaprenyl-phosphate N-acetylglucosaminephosphotransferase, whose translation MIDTMIITLFSFFVAFASVMLFRPIAIGVGLVDRPCSRKRHQGEVPLVGGLAIYTSIVLSSFLFVEFDNVYKMYMLSTAFLVLIGALDDYHDIEPNIRLIAQVLIGSLMVFGADVQLTNLGNLIGTGDIQLGVLAPIVTLMAVIGAINAFNMTDGVDGLVGTLGIHTFISIGVLAYLGNIEFSSELPAMFIGALIAFLFFNFGRFKRGRYKVFMGDAGSMLLGLTVIWMLAVCTQGESRFVDPTTALWLIAVPLMDMVSVMIRRIMSGLSPLRASRDHLHHILLFKGLSARWTTIFIGVISVIASLLGIIMQESQVPESTRLISFLSVFIAYNFFMCRQDKQMHNHVQ comes from the coding sequence GTGATCGATACGATGATCATTACTCTTTTCTCGTTCTTTGTAGCCTTTGCCTCCGTCATGCTGTTTCGTCCTATTGCTATTGGTGTCGGGCTGGTCGATAGACCCTGCTCTCGAAAACGCCACCAGGGCGAAGTGCCTCTGGTAGGCGGACTAGCCATCTATACCAGTATTGTCCTAAGCAGCTTCTTATTTGTTGAGTTCGACAACGTTTACAAGATGTATATGCTCTCCACCGCCTTTTTGGTGCTCATCGGGGCTTTAGACGATTATCACGATATAGAACCGAATATCCGCCTTATTGCTCAGGTTTTGATCGGCTCGTTGATGGTGTTTGGTGCGGACGTCCAACTTACCAACCTCGGTAACTTAATAGGGACCGGTGATATTCAGTTAGGTGTTTTGGCCCCGATAGTAACGTTGATGGCCGTAATTGGCGCCATCAACGCGTTTAATATGACTGACGGGGTGGACGGCCTTGTGGGCACCTTGGGTATTCATACGTTTATATCCATCGGTGTGCTTGCGTATCTCGGAAATATTGAGTTTTCCTCCGAGCTTCCCGCTATGTTTATTGGTGCATTAATCGCCTTCTTGTTCTTCAATTTTGGTCGTTTTAAACGAGGCCGTTATAAAGTCTTTATGGGTGATGCTGGGAGTATGCTGTTAGGTCTTACCGTTATCTGGATGCTTGCGGTTTGTACCCAGGGCGAGTCCAGATTTGTTGACCCTACAACTGCACTCTGGCTGATTGCCGTCCCACTCATGGATATGGTGTCGGTGATGATCCGCCGGATAATGTCGGGGTTATCGCCACTGAGGGCCAGTCGCGATCACTTGCATCACATTCTGTTATTTAAAGGTTTGTCAGCAAGGTGGACCACAATATTTATAGGTGTCATTAGCGTTATTGCTAGCTTGCTCGGTATAATAATGCAGGAGTCACAGGTCCCCGAATCCACTCGGCTAATTAGCTTTTTGAGTGTTTTCATCGCTTATAACTTCTTTATGTGTCGTCAAGACAAGCAAATGCACAACCACGTTCAGTGA
- a CDS encoding UDP-glucose dehydrogenase family protein has protein sequence MRVTVFGVGYVGLVQGAILAEVGHDVTCVDVDQDKVALLNNGGIPIYEPGLEPIVKENLAAGRLHFTTDAKEGVQRAEVIFIAVGTPPDEDGSADLKYVLSVARTVAEHMQEHKIVINKSTVPVGTADKVRASITETLRQRKVELSFDVVSNPEFLKEGAAVKDCMSPDRIILGTESSNSEKVLRRLYAPFNRNHEKIIVMDVRSAELTKYAANCMLATKISFMNEIANLAEKFGADVENVRRGIGSDPRIGYHFIYPGCGYGGSCFPKDVQALIRSANAVGYQARVLESVEAVNYAQKEKLFGYISDYFDGQLDGKTVALWGLSFKPNTDDMREAPSRVLMEQLWEEGATVQAYDPEAMEETQRVYGGRNDLRLMGTKEAALSGADFLVICTDWQAFKAPDFELIKQQLAQPLIFDGRNLYDPQQMHELGIHYFGIGRGQSIKSEIS, from the coding sequence ATGAGAGTTACCGTATTTGGCGTGGGCTATGTTGGTCTGGTTCAGGGCGCTATTCTGGCAGAGGTAGGCCATGATGTTACCTGTGTGGATGTGGATCAGGATAAAGTGGCTTTGCTGAACAATGGGGGCATTCCCATCTATGAGCCAGGCCTGGAGCCGATTGTCAAAGAGAACCTTGCCGCAGGCCGCCTGCACTTCACAACGGACGCGAAAGAGGGGGTACAACGCGCGGAGGTGATCTTCATCGCGGTAGGTACACCGCCGGATGAGGACGGCTCGGCGGACCTCAAATATGTGCTTTCAGTTGCACGGACGGTCGCCGAACATATGCAGGAGCATAAAATTGTCATTAATAAATCCACCGTGCCGGTGGGCACTGCCGACAAAGTAAGAGCATCGATAACCGAAACGCTGAGACAACGTAAAGTTGAGCTGAGCTTTGATGTGGTTTCCAACCCTGAGTTTTTGAAAGAGGGAGCGGCGGTTAAGGACTGTATGAGCCCGGATAGGATTATCTTGGGTACAGAGTCGTCCAATTCCGAAAAAGTCTTACGCCGCCTGTATGCGCCTTTTAACCGGAACCATGAAAAGATCATCGTCATGGACGTGCGCAGTGCGGAACTAACCAAGTATGCCGCGAACTGCATGCTGGCCACCAAAATCAGCTTTATGAACGAGATTGCCAACCTGGCAGAGAAATTTGGTGCCGATGTGGAAAATGTGCGCAGGGGCATTGGCTCGGACCCTCGTATCGGCTACCACTTTATTTATCCAGGCTGTGGCTATGGTGGTTCATGCTTCCCGAAAGATGTTCAGGCGCTGATTCGCAGCGCCAATGCAGTAGGTTATCAGGCTCGGGTATTGGAGTCGGTGGAAGCGGTCAACTATGCTCAGAAGGAAAAACTGTTCGGCTACATCAGTGATTACTTCGACGGCCAGCTTGACGGCAAAACTGTCGCTTTGTGGGGACTGTCGTTCAAACCCAACACCGATGATATGCGCGAAGCACCTAGTCGAGTGCTCATGGAGCAGCTATGGGAGGAAGGGGCTACTGTACAAGCCTATGACCCGGAAGCGATGGAAGAAACTCAACGTGTCTATGGCGGGCGCAATGACTTAAGGTTGATGGGCACCAAGGAAGCGGCGCTGAGCGGCGCAGACTTTTTGGTCATCTGTACCGATTGGCAGGCCTTTAAAGCCCCGGATTTTGAGTTGAT